A part of Paenibacillus sp. 481 genomic DNA contains:
- the qcrB gene encoding menaquinol-cytochrome c reductase cytochrome b subunit, with translation MFKGVYNWIDERLDITPMWRDVADHEVPEHVNPAHHFSAFVYCFGGLTFFITVIQILSGMFLTMYYVPDIVNAYYSVEYLQTKVAFGQIVRGMHHWGASLVIVMMFLHTMRVFFTGSYKAPREMNWVVGMLIFFVMIGLGLTGYLLPWDDKAYFATKVVMEIANTIPVVGPHMKELMQGGEIVGAQTLTRFFAIHVFFLPAALLSLLGAHFIMIRRQGISGPL, from the coding sequence ATGTTTAAAGGAGTTTACAATTGGATCGATGAGCGTCTTGATATCACGCCAATGTGGCGAGACGTTGCCGACCATGAAGTTCCGGAACATGTCAACCCAGCGCACCATTTTTCTGCGTTTGTGTACTGTTTCGGGGGTTTGACGTTTTTCATTACCGTCATCCAGATTTTGTCCGGTATGTTCTTAACGATGTACTATGTTCCGGACATTGTTAACGCTTATTACAGCGTTGAGTATTTGCAGACGAAGGTTGCGTTTGGCCAAATCGTGCGCGGTATGCACCATTGGGGCGCCAGCCTCGTTATCGTTATGATGTTCTTACATACGATGCGTGTATTTTTCACAGGATCTTATAAAGCTCCTCGTGAAATGAACTGGGTAGTTGGTATGCTTATTTTCTTCGTCATGATCGGACTCGGTTTGACGGGCTACCTGTTGCCTTGGGACGATAAAGCGTACTTTGCAACAAAGGTAGTCATGGAGATTGCCAACACGATTCCTGTTGTTGGACCGCACATGAAAGAATTGATGCAGGGCGGCGAGATCGTAGGCGCGCAGACGCTTACCCGGTTTTTTGCCATCCACGTGTTCTTCTTACCTGCGGCCTTGTTATCCTTGTTAGGCGCTCACTTTATTATGATTCGTCGTCAAGGTATTTCGGGACCGCTATAA